The Spirochaetae bacterium HGW-Spirochaetae-1 DNA segment TCGCGATAATCAGGGATGGCCGGTCCTTCACCTTCTGCGCCTCCAGCACGGCACGCTCGATTGCATCGGTGTCGTGGCCGTCTATCTTCTGCACATGCCAGTGACACGATTCAAAGCGTTTTTCCGTATCATCGCCGAAGGTGATACCGGTGCTTCCTTCTATTGATATCTCGTTTGAATCGTAAAGATATATCATATTCCCCAGTCCCAGGTGACCGGCCAGGGAGGCAGCCTCGGAACTGATTCCCTCCATAAGATCGCCGTCGCCGCAGATGGCGTAAATATAATGATCGATGATAGTGCCGTCCGTATTGAATTCCGCGGCAAGCATTTTAGCGGCAAAGGCCATCCCCACGCCGTTGGCGAAGCCCTGTCCCAGTGGGCCCGTGGTGGTTTCCACACCGGCGGTATGACGAAACTCGGGATGGCCCGGTGTTTTGCTTCCTACCTGGCGGAAGCTCATGATGTCCTCCAGGGAAAGATCGTAACCCGACAGGTGAAGCATGGAATAAAGAAGCATTGAGCCGTGGCCCGCTGAAAGAACAAAGCGATCCCTGTTCTTCCATGCGGGATCGGCGGGGTTGAATTTCATTATCTTTGCCCAGAGCACGGCGGCAATCTCAGCGCATCCCATGGGCATGCCGGGATGACCCGAATTTGCCTTCTGAACGGCGTCCATGGACAGGGTCCTGACGGTATCGGCGATTGTTTTCAACTGTTTCCTGGTTATAGTCATGCTCTTCTCCATAGATAATATATTTTTTTCAAATCACCGCTCTGACACAACACGTTAACATTCAAAAGGATATCAGACTGAGCGATTACTCAGTTTGATATCCCCCTATATTTTTTCAAGATATTTTTATTGTGTACAGGATATTAAACAATAATTAATAAAAAATCAGTCTGCCTGCGAGTTCAGAAGTCCCGTGCTGAAATACCGCTCTGCCCGATCTGCCAGGATGGTTACCACGTTGTATCCGGGATTCTGCCTCACGATTTCCCGGGCGGCCCAGACATTGGCTCCCGATGAGGTTCCCACAAGAAGAGAATTGCTCCGGGCAAGCTCCCGTGTTGTTTTTATGGCATTATCGTCGGAGACTTCGATGATCTGGTCGATGAGCTTCACGTCCAGTACCTCGGGAATGAATCCATCGCCGATCCCCTGGATCTGGTGCAGGCCCGGCTCATGGCCCAGGAGGGCCGAGACGTTTTCAGGCTCCACGGCGATAATCTTGATATCGGGATTGTGATCCTTCAGAAACCGGCCCACGCCCTGTATGGTGCCTCCGCTGCCTATGCCTGAAACAAAGGCATCGATATGGCCTCCCATCTGCCGCCATATTTCCGGGGCCGTAAACTCATAATGAGCCCGTGG contains these protein-coding regions:
- the cysK gene encoding cysteine synthase A, translated to MYVRDVKELIGNTPMIQLKNESIFAKAEFLNPGGSIKDRIALAMIENAEQTGLLRPGMKIIEPTSGNTGIGITMVGVSKGYEVIIVMPEGMSEERKNIIRVLGGELILTPDSESVDGAVRKARELMEKYKGYMPNQFSNPHNPRAHYEFTAPEIWRQMGGHIDAFVSGIGSGGTIQGVGRFLKDHNPDIKIIAVEPENVSALLGHEPGLHQIQGIGDGFIPEVLDVKLIDQIIEVSDDNAIKTTRELARSNSLLVGTSSGANVWAAREIVRQNPGYNVVTILADRAERYFSTGLLNSQAD